In Arthrobacter sp. CDRTa11, one DNA window encodes the following:
- a CDS encoding IucA/IucC family protein yields MTVTTIAIYPDLLAETAANAAVPHLTPERWARANRHLVRKALAEFLHERILTAQRMGSNGPDSPDGVASYLVSSDDAASQYSFKARLLALDHWSIDGESIRWTRNGSEAAPDALTFITEFRNTLGIREEMLPVYLEEISSTLASHAYKQWMGQPLAGELAAGVTGGSDPATDFQVLERSMTEGHPCFVANNGRLGFGISDYRAFAPEAGAPVQLEWIAVHRSQAVFTSSAGLDYRAHLEAELGAPLVAAFDAKLSAQGLESAHYFLMPVHPWQWENKLTVTFAAEIARHFIVHLGIGTDSYQAQQSIRTFFSTSHPAKSYVKTAMSVLNMGFMRGLSPQYMKATPAINDWLRDLIGSDAALQRRGLEMISEIAAIGYHNSYYEAASANGSPYRKMLSALWRESPLPLLKDGQQLATMASLLHVDSAGKPLVSALIDRSGLAPVEWLRRYFEVYLVPLVHCLYRYELAFMPHGENVILVLENGVPVRAVMKDIAEEIVVMGDRLDLPEDVARIQADIPDGEKVLAIFTDVFDCIFRFLAALLVEDGKLNQDQFWGTAAQAIRDYQAEHPELASQFARHDLFAADFELSCLNRLQLRNNQQMLDLADPSGGLQMAGRLANPLARYAPQS; encoded by the coding sequence ATCACTGTGACCACCATTGCCATCTATCCAGACTTGCTCGCAGAAACCGCGGCCAACGCCGCCGTCCCGCATCTCACCCCGGAGCGGTGGGCCAGGGCCAACCGCCACCTGGTGCGCAAGGCGCTGGCCGAATTCCTGCACGAAAGGATCCTCACCGCCCAACGGATGGGCAGCAACGGCCCGGACTCGCCTGATGGGGTGGCGTCCTACCTGGTCAGCAGCGACGACGCTGCAAGCCAGTACTCTTTCAAAGCTCGGCTCCTTGCCCTGGACCACTGGTCCATCGACGGCGAGTCCATCCGCTGGACCCGGAACGGAAGCGAAGCAGCCCCGGATGCCCTGACCTTCATCACCGAATTCCGGAACACCCTGGGGATCCGGGAGGAGATGCTTCCTGTCTACCTTGAGGAAATCAGCAGCACGCTCGCCAGCCACGCCTACAAGCAGTGGATGGGCCAGCCGCTTGCCGGGGAGCTCGCCGCCGGAGTTACCGGAGGCAGCGATCCTGCTACCGACTTCCAGGTGCTTGAGCGCAGCATGACCGAGGGCCATCCCTGCTTCGTGGCCAACAACGGCCGGCTCGGGTTCGGCATCAGCGACTACCGGGCTTTTGCGCCCGAGGCGGGAGCTCCTGTCCAGCTGGAGTGGATCGCCGTGCACCGCAGCCAGGCGGTGTTTACCTCCAGCGCAGGGCTTGACTACCGGGCCCACCTGGAGGCTGAATTGGGCGCGCCGCTCGTGGCCGCCTTCGACGCCAAGCTCAGCGCGCAGGGCCTGGAATCCGCCCACTATTTCCTCATGCCGGTGCACCCGTGGCAGTGGGAGAACAAACTCACTGTCACCTTCGCCGCCGAAATAGCCCGCCACTTCATAGTCCACCTGGGGATAGGAACAGACAGCTACCAGGCGCAGCAGTCCATTCGCACGTTCTTCAGCACCAGCCACCCCGCCAAGAGCTACGTCAAGACGGCGATGTCCGTGCTCAACATGGGCTTTATGCGTGGTCTTTCGCCGCAGTACATGAAGGCCACCCCGGCCATCAACGACTGGCTGCGGGACCTGATCGGCTCCGATGCGGCACTCCAGCGCCGCGGCCTGGAAATGATCAGCGAAATTGCCGCCATCGGGTACCACAACAGCTACTACGAGGCCGCTTCCGCCAACGGATCCCCCTACCGGAAGATGCTCTCCGCCCTGTGGAGGGAGAGTCCGCTGCCGTTGCTCAAAGACGGCCAGCAACTGGCAACCATGGCCTCGCTCCTGCACGTTGATTCGGCCGGTAAACCCCTGGTCTCGGCCCTGATCGACCGGTCCGGGCTGGCCCCTGTTGAATGGCTGCGCCGGTACTTCGAGGTATACCTTGTCCCGTTGGTGCATTGCCTCTACCGCTATGAGCTCGCCTTTATGCCGCACGGCGAAAACGTGATCCTGGTGCTGGAGAACGGTGTGCCCGTGCGTGCGGTCATGAAGGACATCGCCGAGGAGATTGTGGTGATGGGGGACAGGCTGGACCTTCCCGAGGACGTGGCCCGGATCCAGGCGGACATTCCCGACGGCGAAAAGGTGCTGGCCATCTTCACGGATGTCTTCGACTGCATCTTCCGGTTCCTGGCCGCGCTGCTGGTGGAGGACGGCAAACTCAACCAGGACCAGTTCTGGGGCACCGCGGCCCAGGCTATCCGCGACTACCAGGCGGAGCACCCGGAATTGGCCAGCCAGTTCGCCCGCCATGACCTCTTCGCCGCGGACTTCGAATTGTCGTGCCTGAACCGCCTGCAGCTGCGGAATAACCAGCAGATGCTGGATCTCGCGGACCCGTCCGGCGGGCTGCAGATGGCCGGCCGGCTGGCGAATCCACTCGCCAGGTACGCGCCGCAGTCCTGA
- a CDS encoding SDR family NAD(P)-dependent oxidoreductase: MTTPQSTGTTALITGATAGLGAEFARQLAEQGHHLVLVARDSGRLAAKAHELENNYSIDVEVIAADLTDDDGVAAVVERLSAEARPVEILVNNAGFGLLRSFEENDIEDEKAHLKLLVETPMVLSHAALPGMLRRRSGKIINVASVAAFLPRGTYSAAKGWLVAFSRWANLAYSPQGVTVTAVCPGLTHTEFHDRMEMDKSVAPRWMWLNPERVVREGLAASQHGKAVWVPSKRYRVMMAAAQVLPARLTTGPPRRAR; the protein is encoded by the coding sequence ATGACGACGCCACAGAGTACCGGGACCACGGCACTGATTACCGGAGCCACAGCGGGGCTGGGCGCCGAGTTCGCGCGTCAGCTCGCGGAGCAGGGGCACCACCTGGTGCTCGTGGCACGGGACAGCGGGCGGCTGGCCGCCAAGGCGCACGAACTGGAAAACAACTACAGCATCGACGTTGAGGTGATTGCCGCAGACTTGACCGACGACGACGGCGTGGCTGCCGTCGTCGAACGCCTTTCCGCTGAGGCACGGCCGGTGGAGATCCTGGTGAACAACGCGGGGTTCGGGCTGCTGCGGTCCTTTGAGGAAAATGACATCGAGGATGAAAAGGCGCATCTGAAACTACTCGTGGAAACGCCCATGGTGCTGAGCCATGCTGCGTTGCCGGGGATGCTGCGGCGCCGTTCCGGGAAGATTATCAACGTGGCCAGCGTGGCGGCATTCCTGCCGAGAGGGACCTACTCGGCGGCGAAGGGGTGGCTGGTGGCCTTCAGCCGCTGGGCCAACCTGGCGTACTCCCCGCAGGGCGTCACGGTCACGGCAGTGTGCCCCGGGCTGACGCACACTGAGTTCCACGACCGGATGGAGATGGACAAGTCAGTGGCGCCGCGGTGGATGTGGCTCAACCCCGAGCGTGTGGTCCGGGAGGGGCTGGCCGCCAGCCAGCACGGCAAGGCAGTTTGGGTCCCTTCCAAGAGGTACAGGGTCATGATGGCGGCGGCGCAGGTGCTCCCCGCCCGTCTGACAACAGGTCCGCCGCGAAGGGCGAGGTAG
- a CDS encoding FUSC family protein, which produces MKPVLQQVRALHRLEPADNDSLAAVRVAISVAVPSLTLLLLGRADLIMYAVFGALTGMYGRSEPHQLRLKHQAQAALVLLTGVAVGVVLSVTQLHSWWLVGIEAVMAGAGSLFADKVRLKPNGPFFGILALGACASVPLAVPWYAAVLIAAGSAVFSLAVGFGGWVRSRAWQPGAARNIVSFRAVGARPAVVHAARYVLAVGAAGTLGVLSGSGHPHWAMAAAAVPLAGADLPSSVRRGIHRIVGTFFGLAVTAVVLLPGPWQTVEIVAVHHVAVLAILVIVFQFTTELFMARHYGLAMVSFTPVILLMTQLAAPIDPAVLILERGVETLVGALIGILVVLAVRGRPTSPFAADLLSDGRGAPAPPPS; this is translated from the coding sequence ATGAAGCCCGTTTTGCAGCAGGTGCGCGCGCTCCACCGGCTGGAGCCGGCGGACAACGACAGCCTCGCCGCAGTCAGGGTTGCCATCAGCGTTGCCGTTCCCTCACTCACACTCCTTTTGCTGGGCCGTGCGGATCTCATCATGTACGCAGTCTTTGGAGCCCTGACCGGGATGTACGGACGCTCCGAACCGCACCAGCTCCGGCTAAAGCACCAGGCACAGGCGGCGCTCGTGCTGCTGACAGGCGTAGCTGTGGGGGTGGTCCTTTCCGTCACCCAACTCCATTCGTGGTGGCTGGTGGGGATCGAAGCCGTGATGGCCGGCGCAGGGTCACTGTTCGCGGACAAGGTACGGCTCAAGCCCAATGGCCCGTTCTTCGGAATCCTGGCTTTAGGCGCCTGTGCTTCCGTCCCCCTGGCCGTCCCCTGGTATGCAGCCGTGCTGATCGCCGCCGGGTCTGCGGTTTTCTCCCTGGCCGTCGGGTTCGGAGGGTGGGTCCGTTCGAGGGCCTGGCAGCCGGGTGCTGCCAGGAACATCGTGTCATTCCGGGCGGTGGGGGCCAGGCCCGCCGTGGTCCACGCCGCCAGGTATGTCCTGGCTGTTGGTGCGGCCGGCACGCTGGGCGTCCTCAGCGGAAGTGGCCATCCGCACTGGGCCATGGCGGCCGCGGCCGTGCCGCTGGCAGGTGCGGATCTTCCCAGCAGCGTCCGCCGGGGTATCCACAGGATCGTGGGGACGTTCTTCGGATTGGCGGTCACCGCCGTCGTACTTCTTCCCGGTCCCTGGCAAACCGTAGAAATCGTCGCCGTGCATCACGTGGCGGTGCTGGCCATCCTGGTCATCGTCTTCCAGTTCACCACGGAGCTGTTCATGGCCCGGCATTACGGACTGGCCATGGTGTCCTTCACTCCGGTGATCCTGCTGATGACGCAACTCGCAGCGCCCATCGATCCCGCGGTACTGATTCTTGAGCGCGGTGTGGAGACCTTGGTGGGCGCCCTGATAGGGATCCTTGTCGTGCTTGCGGTGAGGGGCAGGCCTACCTCGCCCTTCGCGGCGGACCTGTTGTCAGACGGGCGGGGAGCACCTGCGCCGCCGCCATCATGA